One Mycobacteroides abscessus ATCC 19977 genomic window carries:
- a CDS encoding RidA family protein codes for MKIQIETNAAPDPVGAYSQAVRIGDTLQVSGQVGIDPHTESLVGGTVYAQTLQALRNVQAILTAAGADFEDVLMLRVFLNAPEGFAELNQAFADYLQKPYPARTTLFGGLPPGLLVEIDALAKISAARQ; via the coding sequence GTGAAGATCCAGATCGAGACCAACGCGGCCCCAGATCCCGTCGGCGCGTATTCACAAGCTGTCCGCATCGGCGACACCCTGCAGGTTTCCGGCCAAGTCGGGATCGACCCCCATACCGAATCGCTGGTTGGTGGAACCGTCTACGCGCAGACCCTTCAGGCGTTGCGCAACGTTCAGGCGATCCTGACCGCGGCGGGCGCCGATTTCGAAGACGTGCTCATGCTGAGGGTGTTCCTCAATGCTCCCGAGGGATTTGCCGAACTCAACCAGGCGTTTGCGGACTACCTCCAGAAGCCCTATCCGGCCCGCACGACCCTTTTCGGTGGGCTGCCGCCCGGGCTGTTGGTAGAGATCGACGCCCTTGCAAAGATTTCTGCGGCCAGGCAGTGA